A section of the Rhodospirillales bacterium genome encodes:
- a CDS encoding zinc ABC transporter substrate-binding protein has product MLLRPFATFALFCFALCVAVFAPGSARAAGPVRVVASFSILADMLKNIGGNDVSVTNLIGPDADPHAFDPTPDDMRTIAAARLVFINGLGLEGWLTRLKSQGETHNHIVTASAGIAPRLMKDGKKTAIDPHAWQDMTNAHVYVRNIADALAAALPDEADAIRKRAEDYDKKIDDTDKWIRSQIDDIPPARRLVITSHDAFGYFSRAYGVQMLAPQGLSTETEPSAADLAKLDRQVRDNHVTTVFLENMSDPRLIERIARDTDAQVGKPLYADALSPPDGPAPDYLRMMRYNVTKMVATMREADEKQQADAAARANNTSIAPEIADE; this is encoded by the coding sequence ATGCTATTGCGCCCTTTTGCGACTTTCGCCCTGTTTTGTTTCGCCCTCTGCGTTGCCGTTTTCGCACCCGGTTCCGCCCGCGCGGCGGGACCAGTCCGCGTCGTTGCCAGCTTTTCAATTCTGGCCGACATGCTCAAAAACATTGGTGGTAACGACGTTTCGGTCACAAACCTGATCGGTCCGGATGCCGACCCCCATGCCTTCGACCCCACGCCGGACGATATGCGCACGATCGCAGCGGCCCGGCTGGTGTTCATTAACGGTCTGGGACTGGAAGGCTGGCTTACCCGCCTGAAATCACAGGGCGAAACCCATAACCACATCGTCACCGCCAGCGCTGGCATCGCGCCGCGCTTGATGAAAGACGGCAAAAAGACCGCCATCGATCCGCATGCGTGGCAGGATATGACCAACGCGCATGTGTATGTGCGCAACATCGCCGATGCGTTGGCCGCGGCGCTCCCGGACGAAGCGGATGCGATCAGAAAGCGCGCCGAAGATTACGATAAAAAAATCGACGATACCGATAAATGGATTCGTAGCCAGATCGACGACATCCCGCCCGCCCGCCGTCTGGTCATCACCAGCCACGACGCTTTCGGTTATTTCTCGCGCGCCTATGGCGTGCAAATGCTGGCGCCACAGGGATTGAGCACGGAAACCGAACCTTCGGCCGCCGACCTCGCGAAACTCGACCGGCAGGTCCGCGATAATCACGTCACCACCGTGTTTCTTGAAAACATGTCCGACCCGCGGCTGATCGAACGTATTGCAAGGGATACAGACGCGCAGGTCGGCAAACCGCTCTATGCCGATGCGCTTTCGCCACCCGACGGCCCCGCGCCGGATTATCTGCGCATGATGCGTTATAACGTGACCAAAATGGTCGCGACGATGCGGGAAGCCGACGAAAAACAACAGGCCGATGCCGCCGCCCGTGCGAACAATACCAGCATCGCCCCGGAAATAGCCGATGAATAA
- a CDS encoding ABC transporter ATP-binding protein yields MSAAITLEDVGVRYGSQVAIHDVHAIFETGSLTALAGPNGSGKSTLLKVIAGIVRPQRGRMVVDPALRGQIAYLPQGAGLARDFPITVLEAVCAGFWRQTGEGGALTLAMRAQAQEALERVGLGGFGGRQIGALSGGQFQRVLFARTIVEDARVILLDEPFAAVDQDTTARLIAIIMDWHAQGRTVICVLHDLMLIRKYFPDSVVLAGRCIGRGHTHDLFRQKLLSFDLDMAELHTAGEEIPVSEHADGAECPCGHDHGEADKGGRNGH; encoded by the coding sequence ATGAGCGCGGCGATCACGCTTGAGGACGTTGGCGTCCGGTACGGATCGCAGGTCGCGATCCATGATGTGCACGCGATTTTCGAGACGGGGTCGTTGACCGCGTTGGCCGGGCCGAACGGGTCGGGGAAAAGCACGCTGCTTAAGGTCATCGCCGGAATCGTGCGGCCGCAAAGGGGGCGCATGGTCGTTGACCCGGCGCTACGCGGGCAGATCGCCTATCTGCCGCAAGGCGCGGGTCTTGCGCGCGATTTTCCGATCACGGTGCTTGAGGCGGTGTGTGCCGGGTTCTGGCGACAGACCGGCGAGGGCGGCGCGCTTACGCTTGCGATGCGCGCGCAGGCGCAGGAAGCGCTTGAACGCGTGGGACTTGGCGGGTTCGGGGGGCGGCAGATCGGTGCGCTGTCGGGCGGTCAGTTCCAGCGCGTATTGTTTGCGCGCACCATCGTGGAGGATGCGCGCGTCATCCTGCTGGATGAGCCGTTCGCCGCCGTCGATCAGGATACGACCGCGCGGCTGATCGCCATCATCATGGACTGGCACGCGCAGGGGCGCACGGTGATCTGCGTGTTGCACGACCTGATGCTGATCCGCAAATATTTTCCCGATTCCGTCGTGCTGGCCGGACGCTGCATCGGGCGCGGGCATACGCATGACCTGTTCCGGCAGAAGCTTTTGTCCTTCGACCTCGATATGGCCGAACTGCATACCGCGGGTGAGGAGATTCCGGTGTCCGAACACGCGGACGGCGCGGAATGTCCGTGCGGGCACGATCACGGGGAAGCGGATAAAGGGGGGCGGAATGGGCATTAA